In a single window of the Thermodesulfobacteriota bacterium genome:
- a CDS encoding DUF512 domain-containing protein: protein MGKGLRVESVAAGGLAESAGIRAGDRILSVSGKPVEDLLDLHFLTSRSRFLLRWRDASGRERRKTFRPSGRPLGIIPEPIRVRRCRNRCIFCFVHQLPKGLRPALYVKDEDVRLSFLHGQYVTFSDLSEGEEARIVRYRLSPLYVSIHTTSPELRRRMLGNPRARDIMETMRRLVRAGIALHGQIVVCPEINDKEELARTLRELSALRPGLQSVAVVPVGLTSHRAGLPPLRPVTREEARETLALIGDFRPFAMAADEYYLLAGERVPGRKAYGSFPQLENGVGLLRRFLDDKAALFRRKRWERSGEGGTVVTGKSAEGVVSDFLEEFSRRSGKPFRLVPAANRLMGESVTVAGLLGGEDILSAVGRKYRGPLYIPSVMLRDAGDVFLDGISPEELSRRAGTEVRVFDPTPRGFHDVVYHGKRLLNR, encoded by the coding sequence ATGGGTAAAGGACTCCGCGTCGAATCCGTGGCGGCCGGAGGGCTCGCGGAGTCGGCGGGGATCCGGGCGGGAGACCGGATCCTCTCGGTTTCGGGGAAACCGGTCGAGGACCTCCTCGACCTCCACTTCCTGACCTCGCGGAGCCGGTTCCTCCTGCGATGGAGAGACGCATCCGGGAGGGAGCGCCGGAAGACGTTCCGGCCTTCGGGCCGCCCCCTCGGAATAATCCCGGAGCCGATCCGCGTCCGCCGCTGCCGGAACCGGTGCATCTTCTGCTTCGTCCACCAGCTTCCGAAGGGCTTGAGGCCGGCCCTGTACGTGAAGGACGAGGACGTGCGGCTCTCCTTCCTCCACGGGCAGTACGTCACCTTCTCCGACCTGTCGGAAGGGGAGGAGGCACGGATCGTCCGGTACCGCCTCTCTCCGCTCTACGTTTCGATCCACACGACGTCGCCGGAGCTTCGTCGCCGCATGTTGGGCAACCCCCGGGCCCGGGACATCATGGAGACGATGCGCCGCCTGGTCCGGGCCGGTATCGCGCTGCACGGCCAGATCGTCGTCTGCCCGGAGATCAACGACAAGGAAGAGCTGGCCCGGACCCTTCGGGAGCTTTCGGCGCTGCGGCCCGGCCTGCAAAGCGTCGCTGTCGTCCCCGTGGGGCTCACGTCCCACCGGGCCGGCCTGCCGCCGCTTCGCCCCGTAACCCGGGAAGAAGCCCGGGAGACGCTGGCCCTCATCGGGGATTTCCGGCCGTTCGCCATGGCGGCCGACGAATATTACCTCCTCGCCGGCGAGAGGGTCCCGGGGAGGAAGGCATACGGCTCCTTCCCACAGCTCGAGAACGGCGTGGGGCTGCTCCGCCGCTTCCTGGACGACAAGGCAGCCCTGTTCCGGCGGAAGCGATGGGAGCGGAGCGGGGAAGGGGGCACTGTCGTGACGGGGAAGTCCGCAGAAGGTGTGGTGTCGGATTTTCTTGAAGAATTCTCCCGGAGGTCGGGAAAACCCTTCCGCCTTGTTCCTGCGGCCAATCGTCTGATGGGAGAAAGCGTCACCGTGGCGGGGCTTCTGGGGGGTGAGGACATCCTGTCCGCGGTGGGGCGGAAGTACCGGGGTCCGCTGTATATTCCTTCGGTTATGCTCCGGGATGCGGGCGACGTTTTCCTGGACGGGATCTCACCCGAGGAACTCTCCC
- a CDS encoding CDP-alcohol phosphatidyltransferase family protein, with amino-acid sequence MPSPPGKDRFDQARLINIANGLTAMRVLLVPLFVYFMLAGKGRIALGIFALCGLTDGLDGILARRLRQRTLVGAYLDPIADKLLMATAFIVLAYVEAVPLWLTILVISRDLFIVVGSSLYLLLIDASDIRPTGISKLNTAVQILTVVYFLAYTAFPEVRRFLPAGDESAIRPVVIGLCALTTAVSGAQYLYMGIQTLSDG; translated from the coding sequence ATGCCTTCACCGCCCGGAAAAGACCGGTTCGACCAGGCCCGCCTGATCAACATCGCCAACGGCCTCACGGCGATGCGGGTGCTCCTGGTCCCTCTGTTCGTCTACTTCATGCTCGCGGGCAAGGGAAGGATCGCCCTCGGGATCTTCGCGCTCTGCGGCCTCACCGACGGGCTCGACGGCATCCTGGCGCGCCGCCTGCGCCAGCGCACACTGGTGGGGGCGTACCTCGACCCGATCGCGGACAAGCTCCTCATGGCCACCGCCTTCATCGTCCTCGCCTACGTCGAAGCCGTCCCGCTGTGGCTCACGATCCTCGTGATCAGCAGGGACCTGTTCATCGTGGTCGGGAGCTCCCTCTACCTCCTGCTGATCGACGCGAGCGACATCCGGCCGACGGGGATCAGCAAGCTCAACACGGCGGTCCAGATCCTGACCGTCGTCTACTTCCTTGCGTACACGGCGTTTCCCGAAGTGCGCCGCTTCCTGCCGGCGGGGGACGAATCGGCGATCCGCCCGGTGGTCATAGGGCTGTGCGCCCTTACCACCGCGGTCTCGGGGGCCCAATACCTCTACATGGGCATACAGACGCTCTCCGATGGGTAA
- the hflX gene encoding GTPase HflX: MAAGTGPRESAFLVYAHRKRERGPSAVLHVSEVMKELSDLVESAGASVAASHVQTLQAENPATLVGKGTIEHIKGMIAERQANLVVFQNLLRPKQQALLEEEFGVKTLDRREIILDIFAQRARTKEGKLQVELAQLSFRLGRLAGGRKELSRLGGGIGTRGPGEKKLEEDRRRIRQQIRQIERELSTVRRTRTLHYRRRKEVGYPVVALVGYTNAGKSTLFNRLTGAEVFVADQLFATLDPTARRFRLPGGSDAILVDTVGFIHDLPEELRQAFLATLEGIGEADLLLHVVDGSSEAMESNIASVDAILGELSFREKPFLLVMNKRDLCLPGPSGPSGSLRISAKTGEGVAGLLTAVEREICLHRPEKTGSTRPA, translated from the coding sequence ATGGCTGCGGGGACCGGACCCAGGGAAAGCGCCTTCCTCGTCTACGCCCACCGGAAACGGGAACGGGGTCCGTCCGCGGTCCTGCACGTCTCGGAGGTGATGAAGGAGCTTTCGGATCTCGTGGAATCCGCCGGCGCCTCCGTCGCGGCTTCCCACGTCCAGACGCTGCAGGCAGAGAATCCCGCGACGCTGGTGGGGAAGGGAACCATCGAGCACATCAAGGGGATGATCGCAGAGCGGCAGGCGAACCTCGTGGTGTTCCAGAACCTCCTCCGGCCGAAGCAGCAGGCGCTGCTGGAGGAGGAGTTCGGGGTGAAGACGCTCGACCGCCGGGAGATCATCCTGGACATATTCGCCCAGCGGGCGCGGACGAAGGAAGGGAAGCTCCAGGTGGAGCTCGCGCAGCTCTCGTTCCGCCTGGGGCGGCTCGCCGGCGGGCGCAAGGAGCTATCGCGGCTGGGCGGCGGGATCGGGACGCGGGGCCCCGGCGAAAAGAAGCTCGAGGAGGACCGCCGCAGGATCCGGCAGCAGATCCGCCAGATCGAGCGGGAGCTTTCGACGGTGCGGAGGACACGGACCCTCCATTACCGGCGCCGGAAGGAGGTCGGATACCCGGTCGTCGCGCTGGTGGGATATACCAACGCCGGGAAATCGACCCTCTTCAACCGGCTGACGGGCGCCGAAGTCTTCGTCGCGGACCAGCTATTCGCCACGCTCGACCCCACCGCGCGGCGATTCCGACTTCCGGGCGGCAGCGACGCGATCCTGGTGGACACGGTCGGCTTCATCCACGATCTTCCGGAGGAGCTGCGGCAGGCGTTCCTGGCGACGCTGGAGGGGATCGGAGAGGCGGATCTCCTCCTCCACGTGGTCGACGGGAGCTCCGAAGCGATGGAGAGCAATATCGCCTCCGTGGACGCCATCCTCGGGGAGCTTTCGTTCCGCGAGAAGCCGTTCCTGCTCGTGATGAACAAGCGGGACCTTTGCCTGCCGGGGCCGTCGGGGCCCTCCGGGTCGCTGCGGATCTCCGCGAAGACCGGCGAGGGGGTCGCCGGCCTGCTGACCGCCGTTGAGAGGGAAATATGCCTTCACCGCCCGGAAAAGACCGGTTCGACCAGGCCCGCCTGA
- the dnaE gene encoding DNA polymerase III subunit alpha, with the protein MKSFVHLHLHSQYSLLDGTIQFGPLVERVRGLGMPAVAVTDHGGMMGTIEFYEEARKAGVKPIVGTEIYVAPGSREERKAAPTGEYAYHLILLAENAAGYRNLLKLSSLAHTEGFYYRPRVDKELLRRHSEGLIATSACLQGEIPFTMGAEGEARALDVLDEYRSIFPDGRFFLEIQDNGLPEQDRMNPRIIALARRTGTPLVATNDCHYLNREDARFQEILLCLQTGKTMSDPTRMRFGTEQFYVKSAEEFERAFGHAAPDALSNTLRIAERCNVEIELGKNMIPEFDLPPGETSEGRLRKDAEEGFEERLEELRVRDGDMPPDLRKEYRRRLDYELSVIEKTGFSGYFLIVADFINYAKRRGIPVGPGRGSAAGSLVAFCLRITEVDPIPYKLLFERFLNPERISLPDIDCDFCKDRRDEVIAYVQEKYGRENVAQLITFGTWKPRAAVRDVGRVLEMPYAEVDRIAKLIPADLKMTLENAPKAEPKLQEMIDSDPKIAELFRYSREIEGRSRHAGTHASAVVIANRPITEYCPLYRQTTGEITTQYSMKPVERVGLVKFDFLGLRNLTSIHDTLRLLKERKGIGIDLNTLPLTDGETYKTLSRGDTAGVFQSESHGFTELIKRLKPDRFNHLIDMMALYRPGPLQSGMADDFVERRHGRKKVAYPLPQLEEILSDTYGVILYQEQVMEIAKSLAGFTLGQADVLRKAMGKKDDALMEKQKGQFLEGARANGIPEKKAAEIFDLIRQFGGYGFNKSHSTAYALVAYQTAYLKTHHTVEYLSALMTSESGDTDKIIRYIAYSREKGIPILPPDVNESQYAFFPSGDGIRFGLSAIKGLGASAVEAILDARKDRPFDSARDFLFRTDLRKVNKRAVESLIKSGALDSLDPDRGKLFNDLPSLLDEAQAEARRRESGQFALFGAPSGESPVPRPVKGRENAAGGKETWSRRERLQYEKEALGFYITGHPLESFAAEIAMYANFTTAGLAKLKDETEVKIGGIVTGLKEKVTRKGDRMAGLTLEDQEGTVDVTVFPKTWQECRDALSSPDPVFLVGRLKHSENGFEIHADEAFLMANVRERLAKSVHFRLHLDRAGKDDVADLAKSIRRHSGEKRAFLHLIREGEYEAVLALPSSEGVSPSLDLARELKARFGYGVLRID; encoded by the coding sequence ATGAAGAGCTTCGTCCACCTCCACCTGCATTCGCAGTACAGCCTCCTGGACGGGACGATCCAGTTCGGCCCGCTGGTGGAGCGCGTGCGGGGGCTGGGCATGCCGGCGGTCGCGGTCACCGACCACGGCGGAATGATGGGGACGATCGAGTTCTACGAGGAGGCCCGGAAGGCCGGCGTGAAGCCGATCGTCGGGACCGAGATCTACGTCGCCCCGGGCTCCCGGGAGGAGCGGAAGGCGGCTCCCACGGGGGAGTACGCCTACCACCTGATCCTCCTGGCGGAGAACGCGGCCGGCTACAGGAACCTTCTCAAGCTCTCCTCCCTCGCCCACACGGAAGGGTTCTACTACCGGCCCCGCGTCGACAAGGAGCTGCTCCGGCGCCACTCGGAGGGGCTGATCGCCACGTCGGCGTGCCTCCAGGGGGAGATCCCCTTCACGATGGGCGCGGAAGGGGAGGCAAGGGCGCTCGATGTCCTCGATGAGTACAGGTCGATCTTCCCGGACGGCCGCTTCTTCCTGGAGATCCAGGACAACGGGCTGCCGGAGCAGGACCGGATGAATCCCCGGATCATCGCCCTCGCCCGCCGCACGGGGACTCCCCTGGTCGCGACCAACGACTGCCACTACCTCAACCGGGAGGACGCGCGGTTCCAGGAAATCCTCCTTTGCCTGCAGACGGGCAAGACGATGAGCGACCCGACGCGGATGCGGTTCGGGACCGAACAGTTTTACGTGAAGTCCGCGGAGGAGTTCGAGCGGGCGTTCGGGCATGCCGCCCCCGATGCCCTGTCGAACACCCTCCGGATCGCCGAGCGGTGCAACGTGGAGATCGAGCTGGGGAAGAACATGATCCCGGAATTCGACCTGCCGCCGGGCGAGACCTCCGAGGGGCGGCTCCGGAAGGATGCGGAGGAGGGATTCGAGGAGCGCCTCGAGGAACTGCGGGTCCGCGACGGGGACATGCCCCCGGATCTGCGGAAGGAGTACCGCCGGCGACTCGACTACGAGCTTTCCGTGATCGAGAAGACCGGCTTCTCCGGCTATTTCCTGATCGTCGCCGACTTCATCAATTATGCGAAAAGACGGGGGATCCCCGTGGGACCGGGACGCGGAAGCGCCGCGGGGAGCCTCGTCGCCTTCTGCCTGCGGATCACCGAGGTGGACCCCATCCCGTACAAACTGCTCTTCGAGCGGTTCCTGAACCCGGAGCGGATCAGCCTCCCCGACATCGATTGCGATTTCTGCAAGGACCGGCGGGACGAGGTCATCGCGTACGTCCAGGAGAAGTACGGCAGGGAGAACGTGGCGCAGCTCATCACCTTCGGGACGTGGAAACCGCGCGCGGCCGTGCGGGACGTCGGGCGGGTTCTCGAGATGCCGTACGCCGAGGTGGACCGGATCGCCAAGCTGATCCCCGCCGACCTGAAGATGACGCTGGAGAACGCGCCGAAGGCGGAGCCGAAGCTCCAGGAGATGATCGACTCCGATCCGAAGATCGCCGAGCTGTTCCGATACTCGCGGGAGATCGAGGGGCGCTCCCGGCACGCGGGGACGCATGCTTCCGCGGTCGTGATCGCGAACCGGCCGATCACGGAGTACTGCCCCCTGTATCGCCAGACGACGGGGGAGATCACGACGCAATACTCCATGAAGCCGGTCGAGCGGGTGGGGCTCGTCAAGTTCGATTTCCTGGGGCTGCGGAACCTCACCTCGATCCACGACACCCTGCGCCTCCTCAAGGAGCGGAAAGGGATCGGGATCGACCTGAACACCCTTCCGCTGACCGACGGGGAGACGTACAAGACGCTTTCCCGGGGCGATACGGCGGGCGTCTTCCAGAGCGAGAGCCACGGATTCACCGAGCTGATCAAGCGTCTCAAGCCGGACCGGTTCAACCACCTGATCGACATGATGGCGCTCTACCGCCCGGGACCGCTCCAGAGCGGCATGGCGGACGACTTCGTGGAGCGCAGGCACGGGCGGAAGAAGGTCGCCTACCCGCTGCCGCAGCTCGAGGAGATCCTCAGCGATACGTACGGCGTCATCCTCTACCAGGAACAGGTGATGGAGATCGCCAAGAGCCTGGCGGGATTCACGCTCGGCCAGGCCGACGTCCTCCGGAAGGCGATGGGGAAGAAGGACGACGCCCTGATGGAGAAGCAGAAGGGGCAGTTCCTGGAGGGGGCCCGCGCCAACGGCATCCCGGAGAAGAAGGCCGCGGAGATCTTCGATCTCATCCGGCAGTTCGGAGGGTACGGGTTCAACAAGTCCCACAGCACGGCCTACGCGCTCGTCGCCTACCAGACCGCGTACCTGAAGACCCACCATACGGTCGAATACCTGAGCGCACTGATGACCTCCGAGTCGGGGGACACCGACAAGATCATCCGCTACATCGCCTACTCGCGGGAGAAGGGGATCCCGATCCTGCCGCCCGACGTGAACGAGTCGCAGTACGCCTTCTTCCCCTCCGGCGACGGGATCCGCTTCGGGCTCTCGGCGATCAAGGGGCTCGGCGCCTCCGCGGTCGAGGCGATCCTCGATGCGAGGAAAGACCGCCCGTTCGATTCCGCGCGCGACTTCCTCTTCCGGACCGACCTGCGCAAGGTGAACAAGCGCGCCGTGGAGAGCCTGATCAAGTCCGGGGCGCTCGATTCCCTCGACCCGGACCGGGGGAAGCTGTTCAACGACCTTCCCTCCCTCCTCGATGAAGCGCAGGCCGAGGCGCGCCGAAGGGAATCCGGCCAGTTCGCGCTTTTCGGAGCCCCTTCCGGGGAGAGTCCCGTCCCCCGGCCCGTCAAGGGGCGGGAGAACGCCGCGGGCGGGAAGGAAACGTGGAGCCGCCGGGAACGGCTTCAGTACGAGAAGGAGGCGCTCGGGTTCTACATCACCGGGCACCCGCTCGAGTCGTTCGCCGCGGAGATCGCGATGTACGCGAACTTCACCACCGCCGGGCTCGCGAAGCTGAAGGACGAGACCGAGGTCAAGATCGGCGGAATCGTGACCGGGCTGAAGGAGAAGGTCACCCGGAAAGGAGACCGGATGGCCGGCCTGACCCTCGAGGACCAGGAAGGGACGGTGGACGTGACGGTATTTCCCAAGACCTGGCAGGAATGCCGCGACGCGCTTTCGAGCCCCGACCCGGTCTTCCTCGTGGGGCGGCTGAAGCATTCGGAGAACGGTTTCGAGATCCACGCCGACGAGGCCTTCCTCATGGCGAACGTGCGGGAGCGGCTCGCCAAATCGGTCCACTTCCGGCTCCACCTGGACCGAGCCGGGAAGGACGACGTCGCCGACCTGGCCAAGTCGATCCGCCGGCACTCCGGGGAGAAGAGGGCGTTCCTCCACCTTATCCGGGAAGGGGAGTATGAGGCGGTCCTCGCCCTCCCTTCCTCCGAGGGCGTTTCCCCGTCGCTGGACCTGGCCCGGGAGCTGAAGGCCCGCTTCGGGTACGGCGTGCTCCGGATCGACTGA
- the guaA gene encoding glutamine-hydrolyzing GMP synthase produces MGNGILILDFGSQYTMLIARRVRELRVYSEIHPFNVGIDFIRSFDPAGIILSGGPSSVYDADAPRVSRETLELGVPVLGICYGMQLIADLLGGEVGRSKEREYGTASIHGQWGSPLFLGIEEFRHNMGIPVWMSHGDRIDRLPEGFTAIASSGNSPVAAMSNREGTVFGVQFHPEVVHTPRGKEIISNFLFRICGLEPSWTMHSFVETSVRKIREKTGDEGVILGLSGGVDSSVAAVLLHKAIGDRLTCIFVNNGVLRKGEAEEVIHTFRDDIGLHLEYVDAEERFLSALAGVEDPERKRKIIGELFIRVFEEAARKIPGAGFLGQGTLYPDVIESVSFKGPSAVIKSHHNVGGLPEKMHLKLIEPLRELFKDEVRELGRELGLPSRILDRQPFPGPGLAVRIIGPVTAERLRILRDADEIVIEEIRKAGLYESIWQSFAVLLPIKTVGVMGDFRTYENVAAVRAVQSQDGMTADWVRLPYDVLQRISSRIINEVKGINRVAYDISSKPPSTIEWE; encoded by the coding sequence TTGGGAAACGGGATCCTCATCCTCGACTTCGGCTCGCAGTACACGATGCTGATCGCCCGGCGCGTCCGGGAGCTCCGTGTCTACAGCGAGATCCACCCCTTCAACGTCGGGATCGACTTCATCCGCTCTTTCGACCCCGCCGGGATCATCCTCTCCGGCGGACCTTCCAGCGTGTACGACGCCGACGCCCCCCGGGTCTCCCGGGAGACGCTGGAGCTGGGAGTCCCCGTCCTCGGGATCTGCTACGGGATGCAGCTCATCGCCGACCTGCTCGGCGGGGAGGTCGGGCGGTCGAAGGAGCGGGAGTACGGGACCGCCAGCATCCACGGGCAGTGGGGCAGCCCGCTGTTCCTCGGGATCGAGGAGTTCCGCCACAACATGGGGATCCCGGTCTGGATGAGCCACGGCGACCGGATCGACCGCCTGCCGGAAGGTTTCACCGCGATCGCCTCCTCGGGGAACTCCCCCGTGGCCGCCATGTCGAACCGGGAAGGCACCGTCTTCGGGGTGCAATTCCACCCCGAGGTCGTCCACACCCCGCGCGGGAAGGAGATCATATCGAACTTCCTGTTCCGGATCTGCGGGCTGGAGCCCTCCTGGACGATGCACTCCTTCGTGGAAACCAGCGTGCGGAAGATCCGGGAAAAGACGGGAGACGAGGGAGTGATCCTCGGGCTGTCCGGAGGGGTGGACTCCTCCGTCGCCGCGGTCCTGCTCCACAAGGCGATCGGCGACCGGCTCACCTGCATCTTCGTCAACAACGGCGTGCTGAGGAAGGGGGAGGCCGAGGAGGTCATCCACACCTTCCGGGACGACATCGGGCTCCACCTCGAATACGTGGACGCCGAGGAGCGGTTCCTCTCGGCGCTGGCCGGCGTGGAGGACCCCGAGCGGAAGCGGAAGATCATCGGGGAGCTGTTCATCCGGGTCTTCGAGGAGGCCGCCCGGAAGATACCGGGCGCCGGTTTTCTCGGACAAGGGACCCTTTACCCGGACGTGATCGAGAGCGTCTCCTTCAAGGGGCCGTCCGCCGTCATCAAGTCCCACCACAACGTGGGCGGGCTCCCGGAGAAGATGCACCTGAAGCTGATCGAGCCGCTCCGGGAGCTGTTCAAGGACGAGGTGCGGGAGCTGGGGCGCGAGCTCGGGCTGCCGTCCCGGATCCTGGACCGGCAGCCGTTCCCGGGGCCGGGGCTCGCGGTCCGGATCATCGGTCCTGTCACCGCAGAGCGGCTGCGGATCCTGCGGGACGCCGACGAGATCGTGATCGAGGAGATCCGCAAGGCGGGGCTCTACGAGTCGATCTGGCAGTCCTTCGCCGTCCTCCTCCCGATCAAGACCGTGGGGGTGATGGGCGACTTCCGGACCTACGAGAACGTGGCCGCCGTCCGCGCCGTCCAGAGCCAGGACGGGATGACCGCCGACTGGGTCCGCCTGCCGTACGACGTCCTCCAGAGGATCTCGTCAAGGATCATCAACGAGGTGAAGGGGATCAACCGGGTGGCCTACGACATCTCGTCGAAGCCGCCGAGCACGATCGAGTGGGAATGA